One genomic segment of Virgibacillus doumboii includes these proteins:
- a CDS encoding YhcN/YlaJ family sporulation lipoprotein has product MNRLWSLLIITFIAIIALVGCGTNNATDKRENIAEELDPGNRNQNPDQNNKLGYVRYTKDQIQTDAENKNSVTIDRTKLANMITRIILQNDEIIEVATLVTDEEVLIAFSKNADIDSNTAADIAKKSAVSVMPERFEVYVSENETLMQDIQRLHNSSIQGKNYDNTINRIKNEMKKSPQGMDKS; this is encoded by the coding sequence ATGAACAGGTTATGGTCATTATTAATAATAACATTTATCGCAATTATAGCACTTGTGGGTTGTGGTACTAATAATGCTACCGATAAGCGGGAAAATATTGCGGAAGAACTTGATCCCGGAAACCGAAACCAGAATCCGGATCAGAATAATAAGCTTGGGTATGTCAGATATACAAAAGACCAGATCCAGACAGATGCTGAAAATAAAAATTCAGTAACCATCGACCGGACGAAACTGGCCAACATGATAACCCGGATAATATTGCAAAATGACGAAATTATTGAAGTTGCAACATTAGTTACTGATGAAGAAGTGCTAATTGCATTTTCCAAAAATGCTGATATAGATTCTAATACTGCTGCAGATATCGCAAAAAAATCAGCAGTATCTGTAATGCCGGAACGCTTTGAGGTGTATGTTTCTGAAAACGAGACGCTGATGCAGGACATTCAACGTCTGCATAACTCAAGTATACAAGGAAAAAATTATGATAATACAATCAACAGAATTAAAAATGAGATGAAAAAGTCTCCACAAGGGATGGATAAATCGTAA
- a CDS encoding YutD family protein, whose amino-acid sequence MIEIQGKKYEIIENSKNGFQEEVFNERFSDILSKYDFIVGDWGYDQLRLKGFYDDQNPKATFDTKMSTIDDYLYEYCNFGCAYFIIKHID is encoded by the coding sequence TTGATTGAAATACAAGGAAAAAAATACGAGATTATCGAGAATAGTAAAAATGGCTTTCAAGAGGAAGTATTTAATGAACGATTTTCTGATATTTTGTCGAAATATGATTTTATCGTAGGTGATTGGGGCTATGACCAGCTTCGATTAAAAGGCTTTTACGATGATCAAAACCCTAAAGCAACTTTTGATACAAAAATGAGTACAATAGATGATTACCTGTATGAGTATTGTAATTTTGGCTGTGCTTACTTTATTATTAAACATATTGATTAA
- a CDS encoding prepilin peptidase, whose product MWGLSIITIIIALCAACVYFIALSHDDPYKSVVSRINNIEVLLAMFLGYFFLIVISLNRPENIGMITIYIACLVVCAAILDTWFMVIPDRLLAIFIPSIVFIQLFNGVIINGLFGAAFGFIFLLVIAVISKGGIGGGDIKLVTVIGLGTSLDFIYQLLLISCILTFLIGIIALYSGARKRNEMMPFGPAIAFATIFLLTV is encoded by the coding sequence TTGTGGGGATTATCGATTATTACGATAATAATAGCTCTCTGTGCTGCTTGCGTTTATTTTATAGCACTATCTCATGATGACCCATATAAATCGGTTGTTTCACGAATAAATAATATAGAAGTATTGCTGGCAATGTTTTTAGGATACTTTTTTTTAATTGTTATTTCACTGAATCGTCCTGAAAATATAGGGATGATTACTATTTATATAGCATGTTTAGTCGTGTGTGCCGCAATCCTGGATACTTGGTTTATGGTGATACCTGATCGGTTATTAGCTATTTTTATCCCAAGCATCGTGTTTATACAACTGTTTAATGGGGTAATAATTAATGGTTTGTTTGGAGCTGCATTTGGATTTATTTTTTTATTGGTAATTGCAGTAATTTCTAAAGGTGGCATCGGCGGGGGGGACATTAAGCTGGTAACGGTTATTGGTTTAGGGACATCATTGGATTTTATCTATCAATTATTATTAATCTCATGTATTCTTACTTTTTTGATTGGAATTATTGCACTATATTCAGGAGCAAGAAAAAGAAATGAAATGATGCCGTTTGGTCCAGCTATTGCATTTGCAACAATATTTCTGCTGACGGTGTAG
- the cpaB gene encoding Flp pilus assembly protein CpaB: protein MVDAKRKAFIFLLLAFILAVVVSGLVIQQVQKIAAESGETVEVAVAANDIGSNETLSSDDITWKEISKPDETGNYFNRKADLENQIVVVDLEKGNFITPYVVRESTSIPADHRVVLLNVTENVILDQQLTEGDKVDIVVVYKKEDNMTSQRLFQKVNVVQVDQNSGGESTGNTVKVSLSVEDAQQLIYYQNVAEQIRVLRLDGASSETVNSETEGTVESAETDTKSKQSNDGESESGNNNEDSGGQEDKKNSDNKNEKNNNKANKEDSGN from the coding sequence ATGGTTGACGCGAAGAGAAAAGCATTTATATTTTTATTACTTGCATTTATTTTGGCAGTAGTTGTCAGTGGGTTAGTTATTCAACAGGTGCAGAAAATTGCTGCAGAGTCTGGTGAGACGGTTGAAGTTGCTGTCGCCGCAAACGATATTGGAAGCAATGAAACATTGTCATCCGATGATATTACCTGGAAGGAAATTTCTAAACCGGACGAAACGGGCAATTATTTCAATCGTAAAGCAGACCTCGAGAATCAAATTGTAGTAGTCGATTTGGAAAAAGGAAATTTCATAACTCCCTATGTTGTAAGAGAATCAACTTCAATCCCAGCTGATCACAGAGTCGTTCTGTTGAATGTAACCGAAAATGTGATTTTGGATCAGCAACTTACCGAGGGTGACAAAGTTGATATTGTTGTTGTTTATAAAAAAGAAGACAACATGACGTCACAAAGACTTTTTCAAAAAGTAAATGTTGTGCAGGTCGATCAGAATTCTGGTGGAGAAAGTACTGGAAACACCGTTAAAGTAAGTTTATCGGTCGAAGATGCACAGCAACTGATTTATTACCAAAATGTTGCTGAACAAATACGTGTCCTTCGGTTGGACGGCGCAAGCAGTGAAACGGTTAATAGTGAAACGGAAGGAACTGTTGAATCCGCTGAGACCGATACAAAAAGCAAACAAAGCAATGACGGTGAATCTGAATCCGGCAATAATAACGAGGATAGCGGAGGTCAAGAAGACAAGAAAAATAGCGATAATAAAAATGAAAAGAACAATAACAAAGCAAACAAAGAAGACAGCGGAAACTGA
- a CDS encoding AAA family ATPase, whose product MESKDTLFLTDKTDWIERFNQLDINYSIGKEAKPEDMVTEHIIIDSSIVSASEFKKPPQTSVVTVLMEREDFNEARAWMNVGADAIYIFPKEIDRLHVWLEKMEERILNKRDLLGDDEGNEVWAFYSAKGGSGRSTIAAITAQSLAIHQDKKVLLLDMNSQFGGLESLFGLEGGRSYQQLEVVLDELTSEHIINVSYPTDSGVHVLLGPGNPIKAAELTEALLPRIIKVARTHFDHVILDLPPELSDKSYAGLSEATKLFYVLSPDSLAIRAFKQSRGIFERFTLNNKKTFSIILNNHGPKNELQQKDVEKIIDESIFATISNDFKGIQPIINMGLPFFEKKKDRGSTKVSRDVRKMVHKVSEEE is encoded by the coding sequence ATGGAATCAAAAGACACATTGTTTTTAACCGATAAAACCGATTGGATAGAACGATTCAATCAGCTTGATATCAATTATTCAATCGGAAAAGAAGCAAAACCGGAAGATATGGTTACTGAACATATTATCATCGATAGCTCTATCGTTAGTGCCAGTGAATTCAAAAAGCCGCCGCAGACATCAGTAGTCACCGTTTTGATGGAACGGGAAGACTTTAATGAGGCGCGTGCTTGGATGAACGTCGGGGCAGATGCTATTTATATTTTTCCAAAAGAAATCGACCGCCTTCATGTTTGGCTGGAAAAGATGGAAGAACGCATTCTAAACAAGAGGGATTTGCTGGGAGATGATGAAGGCAATGAAGTATGGGCGTTTTATAGCGCCAAAGGAGGATCCGGACGGTCGACAATTGCAGCAATAACGGCACAATCACTTGCCATCCATCAAGATAAAAAAGTGCTGTTGCTTGATATGAACAGTCAATTTGGGGGCTTAGAATCATTGTTTGGACTGGAAGGCGGGAGGTCTTACCAGCAACTGGAGGTTGTACTGGACGAACTGACATCGGAACATATCATCAATGTCAGTTATCCTACTGACAGCGGTGTTCATGTCCTGCTTGGACCGGGGAACCCAATTAAGGCAGCAGAATTGACCGAAGCATTGCTCCCAAGGATTATCAAAGTGGCAAGAACACATTTTGACCACGTTATTTTAGATCTGCCCCCTGAGTTAAGTGATAAAAGTTATGCGGGCTTGAGTGAAGCTACGAAATTATTCTATGTATTAAGCCCGGATAGTTTGGCGATAAGAGCATTTAAACAATCAAGAGGGATTTTTGAACGATTTACCTTGAACAACAAGAAAACTTTTTCAATTATCCTGAATAATCATGGACCAAAGAATGAACTGCAGCAAAAAGATGTTGAGAAAATTATTGATGAATCCATCTTTGCCACCATTAGCAATGATTTTAAAGGGATCCAGCCGATTATAAATATGGGGCTTCCATTCTTTGAAAAGAAAAAAGACAGGGGAAGCACCAAAGTGAGCCGTGATGTTCGTAAGATGGTACATAAAGTGTCAGAGGAGGAGTAA
- a CDS encoding CpaF family protein: MSWVNKLREQSVDAGHDVNRQVDELINHFKQRLVNEADLDAITSLPPKERKSTIEQLILQMISEEKVIVKKEELNQIVNFIINESVGYGPLEKLLADDSITEIMVNGPSDIFIERHGKLINSDVQFRNESHIHHIIDRIIAPLGRRIDESSPMVDARLPDGSRVNAIIPPISLDSPSLTIRKFRKTPFTINDLLNYGSLTEGMAEFLHAAIVSKANIIVSGGTGSGKTTLLNVLSESISPGERIVTIEDMAELRFQYDNIVRMEARPENSEGSGAIDIRQLVKNALRMRPDRIIVGEVRGTEALDMLQAMNTGHEGSLTTVHANTPTDALGRLEAMVIMSGLPLTTDVISKYFVGAIDLIVQTNRLVDGNRKITRISEMSTDENGMVVNDIYRYNQTSTDASGQVHGELERTAYKPQILERFKRFGLEIPEDMKQKEGWPI, encoded by the coding sequence ATGTCGTGGGTAAATAAACTTCGTGAGCAGTCAGTAGATGCAGGTCATGATGTCAACAGGCAGGTTGATGAACTGATTAATCATTTCAAGCAGCGGCTAGTGAATGAGGCTGATTTGGATGCAATTACATCACTCCCTCCGAAAGAACGGAAAAGTACAATTGAACAGCTTATCCTGCAAATGATTAGTGAAGAAAAAGTAATTGTAAAAAAGGAAGAGCTGAACCAGATTGTCAACTTTATCATTAACGAATCGGTCGGTTATGGCCCATTGGAGAAATTACTGGCAGATGATTCAATTACGGAAATTATGGTGAATGGTCCATCTGATATTTTCATTGAACGTCATGGTAAGTTGATAAACTCGGATGTGCAGTTCCGCAATGAAAGCCATATCCACCATATCATTGACCGGATCATTGCACCATTGGGAAGACGAATTGATGAAAGTTCCCCAATGGTGGATGCAAGGCTCCCGGATGGAAGCAGGGTGAACGCAATCATCCCGCCGATAAGTCTTGACAGCCCATCACTGACAATTCGTAAATTCCGGAAGACACCGTTCACTATTAATGATTTATTGAACTATGGGTCGTTGACAGAAGGAATGGCAGAATTTCTGCATGCAGCAATTGTATCGAAAGCCAATATCATTGTTTCGGGCGGTACCGGGAGTGGTAAAACAACTTTATTAAATGTATTATCAGAGTCCATTTCCCCGGGGGAGCGGATTGTCACAATTGAAGATATGGCTGAACTTCGGTTTCAGTACGACAATATCGTCCGGATGGAAGCACGTCCGGAAAACTCAGAAGGATCGGGTGCCATTGATATTAGGCAATTGGTTAAGAATGCTCTAAGAATGCGGCCAGATCGGATTATCGTTGGGGAGGTAAGGGGTACCGAAGCGCTTGATATGCTTCAAGCGATGAACACAGGTCATGAAGGTTCTCTGACAACTGTTCACGCGAATACTCCAACAGATGCACTGGGGCGTCTGGAAGCGATGGTTATTATGTCCGGCTTGCCGCTGACTACCGATGTAATCAGTAAGTACTTTGTCGGAGCGATCGATTTGATTGTGCAAACGAACAGACTGGTGGACGGCAACAGGAAGATTACCAGAATTTCAGAGATGTCTACTGATGAAAACGGAATGGTTGTCAATGATATATACAGGTATAACCAGACCTCAACTGACGCATCAGGACAGGTACATGGAGAACTTGAACGGACTGCCTATAAACCCCAAATTCTTGAACGGTTCAAACGTTTTGGTCTGGAAATTCCTGAAGATATGAAACAGAAAGAAGGTTGGCCAATATGA
- a CDS encoding type II secretion system F family protein yields MMIHIALSLFLFTMMLGFYYLYKSIKLRKKRSKIYEIYKVKDTGERRSVLMRFGDKFDNSSVAKDLSLKLQQADLKIKPSEFMMLFLLIFIVMWVINNKLLSLMFPLGLLLAFAIVFFGTRFLLSSRKNKRREKLDAQLPEICRLMANSLKAGLTIQQGIGNCADDLSEPAKTDFKQMEKEMAIGEDLENVLNKFRDKAASSDVNIFTGTLLIQKQVGGNLGKILDMMAQTLESRSRVFKEIRSATAEGKAVAYMLPLMPVAMCALMSLVIPGFLNPLFTVFGMILLGIVGAIIFIGILLIRRLTDIKV; encoded by the coding sequence ATGATGATTCATATAGCTTTATCCTTATTTCTTTTTACAATGATGTTAGGCTTTTATTACTTATATAAATCTATTAAACTTCGAAAAAAACGCAGCAAAATCTATGAAATTTACAAAGTAAAAGATACTGGAGAACGAAGAAGTGTCTTGATGAGGTTCGGAGATAAGTTTGACAATTCGAGTGTGGCAAAAGATCTTTCATTAAAGCTGCAACAGGCCGATTTGAAAATCAAACCATCGGAATTCATGATGCTTTTCCTGCTCATTTTTATTGTGATGTGGGTTATCAACAATAAACTGTTAAGTCTGATGTTCCCGTTGGGGTTGCTCTTGGCTTTTGCCATTGTTTTCTTTGGTACTCGGTTTCTGTTATCATCCAGGAAAAATAAACGAAGAGAAAAACTGGATGCCCAGCTTCCGGAGATATGCCGACTGATGGCAAACTCGCTGAAAGCTGGCCTGACAATCCAGCAGGGAATAGGAAACTGTGCGGATGATTTAAGTGAACCCGCTAAAACAGATTTCAAGCAAATGGAAAAAGAAATGGCAATCGGTGAAGATCTGGAAAATGTTCTGAATAAATTCCGGGATAAGGCGGCATCCAGTGATGTAAATATCTTTACCGGAACATTGCTTATCCAGAAACAGGTCGGAGGTAATCTTGGCAAGATACTTGATATGATGGCACAGACGCTTGAATCAAGATCAAGGGTGTTTAAAGAAATCCGATCCGCAACCGCAGAAGGGAAAGCTGTTGCTTACATGCTGCCGTTGATGCCTGTTGCAATGTGTGCTTTGATGTCACTTGTCATTCCCGGATTTCTAAATCCATTGTTCACAGTATTTGGAATGATTTTGCTGGGAATTGTCGGAGCTATTATATTTATCGGTATCCTCCTCATTCGCAGGCTAACCGATATTAAGGTGTGA
- a CDS encoding type II secretion system F family protein, giving the protein MEEFRYVILLILLALCMLLAGFIFLYVFFVKRANLIEHWEGDALKKRKKEKLYHRARNSLLALGNRMGPRATSLLSFRNKEKDRNQLKLAGSSLALEGYYGLKLVLGFIGVIILLLSIILGIRLFIIISVLISFFGFMAPDIALSIKAKERQRKIGEEMPDFLDTISVMLQAGSSLDGSLKTSSKYMEGPLFEEIKKFNQEIELGVPRKTAYTNLMKRNNSKELHTLVQSLIQGAELGVPVAQTFSVQAEDLRSTRGSLAKEKAAKANPKISLVTTFLIAPSIFFLLIGLMVLNMIYNPESFGVENIINF; this is encoded by the coding sequence ATGGAAGAATTCCGATATGTAATCTTGCTTATACTCTTAGCACTGTGCATGCTGCTTGCGGGTTTCATATTTTTATATGTGTTTTTTGTGAAAAGAGCAAATTTAATAGAACACTGGGAAGGCGATGCTCTGAAGAAGCGAAAAAAAGAAAAACTTTATCATCGGGCCCGGAACAGTCTGTTGGCATTGGGAAACAGGATGGGGCCGCGGGCAACCTCACTTCTTTCTTTTCGGAATAAAGAGAAGGATAGAAATCAATTGAAATTGGCCGGATCCAGTCTCGCTCTGGAAGGATATTACGGTTTGAAGTTGGTGCTTGGCTTTATTGGAGTTATTATACTCTTACTTTCCATCATATTAGGTATCAGATTATTCATTATCATTTCCGTATTAATAAGTTTTTTTGGTTTCATGGCGCCTGACATTGCTTTAAGTATCAAGGCTAAGGAACGGCAGCGGAAAATAGGTGAGGAGATGCCAGATTTTCTGGATACGATCAGTGTGATGCTGCAGGCAGGAAGTTCATTGGATGGCTCACTAAAAACAAGTTCCAAATATATGGAGGGCCCATTATTTGAAGAAATAAAGAAATTTAATCAGGAAATCGAATTAGGTGTCCCGAGGAAAACGGCTTATACCAATCTGATGAAGCGTAACAACTCCAAAGAGCTGCATACGTTGGTCCAATCGTTGATTCAAGGGGCAGAGCTTGGGGTGCCGGTTGCGCAGACATTCAGTGTCCAGGCAGAAGATTTAAGGTCAACAAGAGGGAGTCTTGCTAAGGAAAAAGCAGCAAAAGCAAATCCGAAAATTTCGCTTGTGACAACATTTTTAATTGCTCCATCAATATTCTTTTTACTGATTGGATTAATGGTACTAAACATGATATATAACCCCGAATCTTTCGGAGTTGAAAATATAATTAATTTTTAA
- a CDS encoding TadE/TadG family type IV pilus assembly protein, whose translation MKKYIKNERGSQLLEFVGMFPMIIIAALVAWQILMVGYTMVVGEAAARDGARVASVDGNYQDAAKKSASGLYVSSSKSETGDSVEVSVTVKAPTLKIPIWDNPNIEFETSAIMPVEDEESEDDD comes from the coding sequence GTGAAGAAATACATTAAAAATGAACGTGGTTCCCAGTTGTTGGAATTTGTTGGGATGTTTCCCATGATTATTATTGCTGCATTGGTTGCCTGGCAAATCTTGATGGTCGGCTATACGATGGTTGTTGGTGAGGCGGCTGCAAGAGATGGTGCCAGGGTAGCAAGTGTCGATGGAAACTATCAGGATGCTGCTAAAAAGTCAGCCAGTGGTTTGTATGTAAGCAGCAGTAAATCTGAAACAGGTGACAGTGTTGAAGTTTCAGTGACCGTAAAAGCACCTACACTCAAAATACCGATTTGGGACAATCCAAATATTGAATTTGAGACTTCTGCGATTATGCCCGTTGAGGATGAAGAAAGTGAAGACGATGATTAG
- a CDS encoding pilus assembly protein TadG-related protein, protein MIRKYFKKYVHNEDGATIFIMFGIFAGIVLIGFVFFDMTSVFSERRMSQTGSDAAAIAAALEAEKSYKEDLEEDVAEKLEDLFGDLEEHKEDWEEDQEDEDSEDNGDGNDEESNNDDEWEEEFDDWIEDREDDHDHQMPGSIIKYLKGETTDVDINDAIKFLWDTGDLSDMVCETVGDHEDEMREAAQEFADRNGIENDISIVFPVEDEGFTVGVRTKATINDSFFEGVNTDELKVPAHAIANIQEPEGVNIDCD, encoded by the coding sequence ATGATTAGAAAATATTTTAAAAAGTATGTACACAATGAAGATGGTGCAACGATATTTATTATGTTTGGTATTTTTGCGGGAATTGTCTTGATAGGCTTTGTCTTTTTCGACATGACTAGTGTCTTCTCAGAACGTCGAATGTCACAGACAGGAAGTGATGCAGCCGCAATTGCTGCAGCGCTGGAAGCAGAAAAATCATATAAGGAAGATTTGGAAGAAGATGTGGCAGAAAAATTAGAAGACTTATTTGGTGATTTAGAGGAACACAAAGAAGATTGGGAAGAAGACCAGGAAGATGAAGACTCCGAAGACAATGGTGATGGAAATGATGAGGAATCCAACAATGATGATGAATGGGAAGAAGAATTTGATGATTGGATAGAGGACCGGGAAGATGACCATGACCATCAAATGCCTGGAAGTATTATTAAGTATCTCAAAGGTGAAACCACAGATGTTGATATAAATGATGCGATTAAATTTCTCTGGGATACAGGTGATTTGTCTGATATGGTCTGTGAAACAGTTGGAGATCATGAGGATGAGATGCGTGAGGCTGCACAAGAATTTGCCGACAGGAATGGTATAGAAAATGACATCTCCATTGTTTTTCCGGTTGAAGATGAAGGATTTACAGTAGGTGTACGTACGAAAGCAACTATTAACGACTCGTTTTTTGAAGGCGTTAATACAGATGAGCTTAAGGTTCCGGCACATGCTATCGCAAACATACAGGAACCTGAAGGTGTAAATATCGATTGTGATTAA
- a CDS encoding vWA domain-containing protein, translating to MKKNFTYFLILLFSLMLILSGCSNDEQAKDENKDKTEASEQPEEKKEKITVPEAATEAEEMVKEGPGELFTSAEMSPEELKEAFKDLPKELTADKAYNHLIHLLAADYGPALKEYENFNPSFLTGDAPEGSENKEKAEEPKKLHVALLMDASGSMGAYVGGEMKMKAAKDSLKKFAADLPKDAKMMLRVYGHKGTGSDADKEMSCSSTEVVYQMGAYNKKKFNKALSKFKPAGWTPLAASINAAKKDLEAKSGDDVKNVVYIISDGEETCGGDPVQAAKNLHDSGIATAVNIIGFDVGNKAQQQLKKVAEAGGGTFTNVDSGNDIFEAAQNNIREAVEAAELNMWSALEGVDLTWDSIHKNDDLDSIRSGFGEVIEDENSLLLDGLEGLEQTGKVTEDVAEEVEALIEERQEKLEQFNEDKEANLEERIKEEEEKARDLIEKKKEQRSSD from the coding sequence ATGAAAAAAAATTTTACATATTTTTTGATTTTACTATTTTCACTAATGCTTATTTTAAGCGGCTGTTCAAATGATGAGCAAGCTAAAGACGAAAACAAGGACAAAACTGAGGCATCTGAACAACCCGAAGAAAAAAAAGAAAAAATAACCGTACCTGAAGCCGCAACAGAAGCGGAAGAAATGGTAAAAGAAGGCCCTGGAGAGCTTTTCACATCGGCAGAGATGAGTCCTGAGGAATTAAAAGAAGCGTTTAAGGATTTGCCAAAAGAGTTGACAGCTGACAAGGCATATAATCACCTGATTCATTTATTAGCGGCTGATTATGGCCCTGCTTTAAAAGAGTACGAAAACTTTAATCCTTCGTTTCTGACTGGCGACGCACCAGAAGGCAGTGAAAATAAAGAAAAGGCAGAAGAACCAAAGAAATTGCACGTTGCGTTACTGATGGATGCAAGTGGAAGTATGGGGGCTTATGTTGGCGGTGAAATGAAAATGAAAGCTGCCAAAGATTCATTGAAGAAGTTTGCTGCAGACTTGCCCAAAGATGCAAAAATGATGCTTCGAGTTTATGGTCACAAAGGAACAGGGAGCGATGCGGATAAAGAAATGTCCTGCAGCAGCACAGAAGTTGTTTATCAAATGGGGGCATATAATAAGAAAAAATTCAACAAGGCTTTGTCTAAATTTAAACCGGCCGGTTGGACTCCATTGGCTGCATCCATAAATGCGGCAAAAAAAGATTTGGAAGCCAAGTCAGGTGATGATGTGAAAAATGTCGTGTACATCATCAGTGATGGGGAAGAAACATGTGGTGGCGATCCTGTTCAGGCAGCGAAAAATCTGCATGATTCCGGTATTGCAACTGCGGTGAATATTATTGGTTTCGATGTCGGCAATAAAGCACAGCAACAGTTGAAAAAAGTAGCCGAAGCTGGCGGCGGAACATTCACAAATGTCGACTCCGGCAACGATATTTTCGAAGCTGCACAGAATAACATTAGGGAAGCGGTCGAAGCGGCAGAGTTAAATATGTGGAGCGCGCTGGAAGGTGTCGATTTGACATGGGATTCAATCCATAAAAATGACGATTTGGATTCGATTCGATCTGGATTTGGTGAAGTAATTGAGGATGAGAATAGTCTGTTGCTGGACGGTTTGGAAGGATTGGAGCAAACAGGAAAAGTTACAGAAGACGTTGCGGAGGAAGTTGAAGCACTTATTGAAGAGCGACAAGAAAAGCTGGAGCAGTTTAATGAAGATAAGGAAGCAAACCTGGAGGAACGGATTAAAGAAGAAGAAGAGAAAGCAAGAGATCTGATTGAGAAAAAGAAGGAACAAAGGTCGAGTGATTAA
- a CDS encoding vWA domain-containing protein: MRNVFISVFIIMLVMLAACSGEEKQSSDAAEKEKQPEKETVEEEETFTPSEFEYYELEETARPLTELEKELLRKPGKYSGDNYDEEAVQAAIDKLPADLTAEQYLHELKYLLAEDFHKEVETFVNFDSQVTTNVKRPDEKIKQPKMKSTHYAILVDASGSMYADAGGKNRWEAAKDAVTDFAGEIPEEATVSLRVYGHKGTGSEADKELSCSSTESIYNDQYNQKKFKKVLNKIKPSGWTPIALALEESAKDIPDTADEAVVYVVSDGIGTCDRDPVKAAEKLVDKDIKTSVNIIGFDVDNKAQKQLKEVANAGNGEFVYVDSESQLDEYMREQYEEIQDAWYEWKQEGKEQAYAQKDKKKELAYDTKESVKDKAYREKDRLKKAQEYLEERFDDDYDHPSRDVFSLVIDYANEIWNYGVDTGNKLWNESVDSGNEAWNDYVDEGNEKINEAIDKKNDY, from the coding sequence ATGCGCAACGTTTTTATAAGTGTATTTATTATTATGCTAGTTATGCTGGCGGCCTGCAGTGGAGAAGAGAAGCAAAGTTCTGATGCTGCTGAAAAGGAAAAACAGCCTGAGAAGGAAACAGTCGAAGAGGAAGAAACGTTCACACCAAGTGAATTCGAGTACTACGAATTGGAAGAAACGGCACGTCCATTGACTGAACTTGAAAAAGAACTTTTACGTAAACCTGGTAAGTACAGTGGTGATAATTATGATGAAGAAGCGGTGCAAGCTGCAATTGATAAATTACCAGCTGATCTTACAGCAGAACAATATCTCCATGAACTGAAATACTTGCTGGCTGAAGATTTCCATAAAGAAGTGGAGACGTTTGTTAATTTTGATTCACAAGTGACAACGAATGTAAAACGTCCCGATGAAAAGATTAAACAGCCGAAGATGAAATCAACCCATTATGCTATTTTGGTTGATGCCAGTGGCAGTATGTATGCTGATGCCGGTGGAAAAAATCGCTGGGAAGCTGCCAAAGATGCTGTAACTGATTTTGCAGGTGAAATTCCGGAAGAAGCAACAGTTTCTTTAAGAGTATATGGGCATAAAGGAACCGGCAGTGAAGCCGATAAAGAACTGTCCTGCAGCAGCACAGAGAGCATATATAATGATCAGTATAATCAGAAGAAGTTCAAAAAAGTGCTTAATAAGATTAAGCCATCCGGCTGGACTCCGATAGCACTTGCTTTGGAAGAGAGTGCGAAAGATATTCCGGATACAGCTGATGAGGCTGTCGTATATGTTGTGAGTGATGGGATAGGGACGTGTGACCGTGACCCGGTAAAAGCTGCTGAAAAACTGGTTGATAAAGATATTAAGACATCAGTAAATATTATCGGCTTTGATGTCGATAACAAGGCACAAAAACAGTTAAAAGAAGTTGCAAATGCCGGTAATGGTGAATTTGTATATGTTGACTCAGAAAGCCAGTTGGATGAATATATGCGGGAACAATATGAAGAGATTCAAGATGCATGGTATGAATGGAAGCAGGAAGGCAAAGAACAAGCCTATGCACAAAAAGATAAAAAGAAAGAACTCGCCTATGATACAAAAGAAAGCGTAAAAGATAAGGCATATCGCGAAAAGGACCGTTTGAAAAAAGCACAAGAATATTTGGAAGAACGTTTTGACGATGATTACGATCATCCTTCAAGAGACGTTTTTTCATTAGTCATTGATTACGCGAATGAAATATGGAATTATGGCGTGGATACAGGCAATAAGTTGTGGAATGAGAGTGTTGATAGTGGAAATGAAGCTTGGAATGATTATGTAGATGAAGGCAATGAGAAAATAAATGAGGCTATTGATAAGAAAAATGATTATTAA